A segment of the Neochlamydia sp. S13 genome:
AAATTAGTAGGAAGGGTTTCTAAAAAGATCGATGAGTTAAAGCTTTTGTATGCTCAATGCAAGCAATTAGAGTCGCAAGAAATTAGCGATAAAAGTGGGGCGGGGAACAAAAAGCTAGAAGGTATTTATTTAAAGATTTTTCGAAAACGTAACGATATTATCGTTCTAATGCAACCTTTAAAAATCTCCGCTTGGGCCATAAAATATTTCGATGGAGAAATTAATGAATATAAAGAGGTAGGGCTTGGTAAAGCCAAACGTGTATGGATTACAAATTCTTTAGATCCATCCCCCCACGCTTTCTTTACTCCTGTAGGAAGTGAAAATGGTTTTACGCTCAAAAGTTATTTCAAGAAAGCTGAGATAGCTGAAGAAGTTAAAACTGCCAAAGACATAAAAAATGGCCTTTTTAGGGCTACTCTCCATCCATTAATCGCTCAAAGTTTTGATTCGGCAAACGCTGCTAAGATTGTAGACGGTGTGCTTAAAAAATACATTAATCTGGCTGCATTTAGCGAGGCTTTATCTGATCAATCAGAGATAAAGAAATATTTTATCGAAGAAATAAATATGTCTATGGAGCAAGCAACTATCTTGCTAGATAAATTATCACTTGAGCAATGGGATAATCTAGGAGCTAATCTTGCTGTTGAAATGGAAGAAGTAGTGGATTCTAAACGTATTAACGGCGCTTATACAGTAAAAACCTTTAAAGCTACCCGTGATTTAGAAAAGGAAATCCGTACAGTTAGAGATTCTTTAGATCAGATAATAGAAACACCTACCCTTGAACAGTTTCAAGATGACTTTAAAAATAGAGCTTTGCTAGCTAGAGGATTTTTGAAAGGAGTGAAAGATCTACATGCGGCGGGTTATGTGCATGGCGACTTAAAGCCAGAAAATATCCTAGTCTATACTCAGCCCAAAGAAGAGGGGATGGTTAAAGAAGTCAAACTGTCTGATTTTGGTAAAACCCAAAAGATAAAAGATAACGAAGAAAAAATACATACGGGTAATCAGCGTTTTGCCGCGGTAGAAGGAAAAATAAGCAAAAAAGCTGAGGTTTATAGCTCTGCCTTAGTTTTAATACGCATGCTTGAAGAAGGGCTTTTGCAAAATGATTTAATGATCCATCCACCCACCACAAGAAAATCTTCTGGTCATTCATCTTTAAATTTGCGCGGTGTTGAAAGATTTCTTGTCGAAAACGCTGCCTGTCCTCAAGTCAAAGCGGTAGGTTTAAAAGCTAAAGTAAAGCTTTTAGGACGCCTGCTTTGGAAACCTTCAGAAAGCGTATCTGCTGCAGCACAAAATGAGGTCCATAGCTATATCGATGCTCTGATTGCAAAAATGAAAGAAAAAGAGCTGGCCGATGAGAAAAAGCTCATTGCTCTTGGAGATCTTTTGAAGAGTATGACTCTTACTAACACTCAAGATCGTCTTACAATGGAACAAGTTCTCACAAGATATGAGAGACTTGAGATCTAAGCTTATTAATGACCTCAAAAGGAGAGTAAAATGTCATCTATTAATGAAGGTAATAAAGTTAAGCTACCAGAGAAAATAAATGAGTTAGTCAGCCTAGAATCTATTTCTCCACCGCGCGGCGGAACCGAAATTGAATCTGCGCTTAAATTATTCGAACAGGCTGCTAAAACTAACCCACCCATTCCTCTAAATTTAAAAGCACTGGTAACGATTTTAAGTAAAGAGATAAGTAGTTATGGTAGGCAAGCAAAAGATATAGGGGTAGTTACAGGAGGGAGCTCAGCATGGAACGCCTACCAACTTATCAAGCTTTTAATGGAAATTAAAAAAAACAATTATTTTGAAAACAGGCAACTGATTAGTTTGGCACCCGCCAATGCAGTTAGCCAAGAATTGAAAGATGATATCGACGACCAGCTCTCTAAAGCCTACCTGAAAGCAGCAGTGCTTTCTCTTAGAATCTTGAAAGCAAGTACTCTGTTAATCTCACATCCTCTTATAAAGAATGGTGCTCAAAGCACTATGGACGCTGGAACACATCTGCTTTCTATTTACAGTGAAGCAAAAATTGAAAAACCTCTATTACGTCGTAATCCTTCAATTTCAACATGGAAAGATACGGCGGATAAAACGTTAAAAATTTCTTTATCGTGTATTAGTTTGGTCGGTAGCCTATATGCACTCGCAGCTTCTTGTGAATGGGTAGAAGATCAGGATCCCACCTACGAGCTGGTTAAAAAAGCTTCACTAGTGAGCGTCGCTACATCGATTGTTTATTCTGTGTGTCAACAAGTAGGATTGATGGCTAAAAGAGACTAACACCCTCGAGTAAACATACGGATAAAAAAAAGGATTGCCTAAATATATAGAAAAAATTTTCTTTTATCGGTGGGTTTCCCAACCGCTAGTCATTCTTATATCCTTAAGAAAAAGGTTTTATTCTAAAAATCCTTTTATATCATTTAAAAAAGAAAGAGTAGAGGGAAAATCAAGGGATTTACCTTCAGAATCCAAGGAAGGACAAAGAGCTAAATAAGCAACAATAGTTAATATACCTGTAGCGCCAACAAATTTGGCTACTTTCAGTGCGGTGCTTTTGCTCTCTGGACTTAAATAAATTAAAGAAGTTTTTGAGTTTTGCATCTGCAAGACTTGTTCTCTTTCAGGTTGATTAGATTCTTGAATTTGGCTAATAAAACCCATAATTGCTCCTTCTTTAAGAATGCTTTATAAGAAATGAAAAAACTAATTTTATAATGTTTATATCCTAAATTAATTGCTGATTATTTGGCAAT
Coding sequences within it:
- a CDS encoding protein kinase, whose amino-acid sequence is MSMISPSSSYVAEVRRVSFAEQKLEKVSRQIGNHRKDNTLERSQWLKAVKHPTSEVRAARIEKISTPSQVPSEKFIHSIKAHLERVKNKITHSIKIKQRNIPEVFYPPSSTLSAQKLKPMASAKNPLIAIREELEQLDNLKEQLLSLNLGGQNLKLVGRVSKKIDELKLLYAQCKQLESQEISDKSGAGNKKLEGIYLKIFRKRNDIIVLMQPLKISAWAIKYFDGEINEYKEVGLGKAKRVWITNSLDPSPHAFFTPVGSENGFTLKSYFKKAEIAEEVKTAKDIKNGLFRATLHPLIAQSFDSANAAKIVDGVLKKYINLAAFSEALSDQSEIKKYFIEEINMSMEQATILLDKLSLEQWDNLGANLAVEMEEVVDSKRINGAYTVKTFKATRDLEKEIRTVRDSLDQIIETPTLEQFQDDFKNRALLARGFLKGVKDLHAAGYVHGDLKPENILVYTQPKEEGMVKEVKLSDFGKTQKIKDNEEKIHTGNQRFAAVEGKISKKAEVYSSALVLIRMLEEGLLQNDLMIHPPTTRKSSGHSSLNLRGVERFLVENAACPQVKAVGLKAKVKLLGRLLWKPSESVSAAAQNEVHSYIDALIAKMKEKELADEKKLIALGDLLKSMTLTNTQDRLTMEQVLTRYERLEI